The DNA window TGGGCGTGGTGGATGGTGCGCGTCCCGGTGCTGCGGGAGTTCGGAGTCAGCAATGTGGTGCTGGTCCTGCGGCCACCGACTGCAACAGGTTCTACTTAGCCGGGTTGATAGGTAGTGTGACGGTCATGACACAGACCGTCGCTGACAAGACACCCGCCGGCCAGCCGGCGTATCGGACACAGTGGGACAAGCTGTTCATCGGCGGCAAGTGGGTCGAGCCGGCGTCCTCGGAGGTCATCGAGGTGCGCTCACCTGCAACCGGCGAGCTGGTGGGCAAGGTGCCGCTGGCCACCGAAGCTGACGTCAACGCGGCATGCGCGGCCGCGCGCAAGGCCTTCGATGAGGGACCGTGGCCGCACATGGCGCCGCAGGAGCGGGCCGCGATCCTCGCCGCCGCCATCGGAGGCATGGAAGCGCGCGCCGACGAACTCAAGTACCTGCTGGCCGCCGAGACCGGGCAGCCGCAGACGATCGTCGACATGATGCAGTACGGCGCCGCGATGTCGGCGTTCCAGTACTACGCCGGTGCTGCCGACAAGTTCGCATGGCAAGACATCCGCGACGGTGTCTACGGACAGACGCTGGTCGTGCGCGAGCCCATTGGTGTCGTCGGCGCCGTCACCGCGTGGAACGTTCCGTTCTTCCTCGCGGCCAACAAGCTGGGCCCGGCCTTCCTGGCCGGCTGCACCGTCGTGCTCAAGCCAGCCGCGGAGACGCCGCTTTCGGTGTTCGCGATGGCCGAGATCTTCGCCGAGGCTGGCCTGCCCGAGGGCGTGCTGTCGATCGTGCCCGGCGGCCCCGACACCGGGCGGGCGCTGACGTCCAACCCCGAGCTGGACAAGTTCACGTTCACCGGCAGCTCCGCGGTCGGCAAGGAAATCGCCAAGATCGCCGCCGAGAAGCTCAAGCCGTGCACGCTGGAGCTCGGCGGCAAGTCCGCCGCGATCATCCTCGAGGACGCCGACCTGGACTCCACCCTTCCGATGCTCGGGTTCTCGGGCGTGATGAACAGTGGACAGGCGTGCGTCGCGCAGACCCGCATCCTGGCACCGCGCTCGCGGTACGACGAAGTCGTCGAGAAGCTCTCGAACTTCATCGCCGCCATGCCGGTCGGCCTGCCCGACGACCCGAACGCCGCGATCGGCCCGCTGATCTCCGAGAAGCAGCGTGAGCGGGTCGAGGGTTACATCAAGAAGGGTGTCGACGAAGGTGCCCGGATCGTCACCGGCGGCGGACGCCCCGAAGGGCTGGACAGCGGCTGGTTCGTCCAGCCGACGGTGTTCGCCGACGTCGACAACTCGATGACGATCGCGCAGGAGGAGATCTTCGGGCCCGTGCTGGCCGTGATTCCGTATGACACCGAAGAGGACGCCATCCGCATCGCCAACGATTCGGTGTACGGCCTCGCCGGCAGCGTGTGGACGACGGACAACAAGAAGGCGCTCGAGATCGCGAAGAAGATCCGCACGGGCACGTATGCCGTCAACATGTACGCATTCGATCCCTGTGCCCCGTTCGGCGGCTACAAGAACTCCGGCATCGGTCGCGAGAACGGCCCCGAAGGGATCGAGGCCTATGTCGAGCCCAAGAGCGTTCTGCTGCCGTTCGGTTACACACCCGAGGACTAGGTGGCTCTAACCGTGCCCGTCGACCCGGACTATGTGGCCAACCATAATCAGCGATACCGCCGCTGACCGCTCGCATCCCCGCTAGCCAGGCCGTTACACGAGTTCACCAGCTGTTTATGGATGTTCGGCTGTGACGCGGAATACAATTCGCGCGTTCACGTGTTCTGTCTTTTATGATGCTCATCATAAACAGGGAGGCGGGCCATGTGGATCGTTGAGATCAACATCGCTGGCCGTCGATTCGTTCACAAGGTGCACGCCCGGCGACCGTTCGTCCGATTCAACGCGCGTAGCCTCGGCTGGCGCCAGTCGCAGCTTCCGCAGACCCGCGCCGCCTGATAGCACCGTCGGAGGTTTGTTCTGTCTTCCACCACCGCCAAACCCGCCACCAAACGGGGGTCGACCCGCACTGCCATGTTGATCAGCGCCGCCGAGGTGCTGCGTGAACGTGGCGCAGCGGGCGTCACGATCGACGAAGTGCTCGCGCGCAGCGGCGCACCCCGCGGCTCGGTCTACCACCACTTCCCCGAGGGCAGGAATCAGATCCTCACCGAGGCCTTGCAGTATGCAGGTGAAGCAATCACCGGAGTCATCGACGAAGCCGCCGACAACGGTGGCATGTTCCTGGTCAGGAAGTTCGTCGTGTTCTGGGAAGAACTACTCGTCGAGAGCACCTTCACCGCGGGCTGCCCGGTAGTCGCCGCCGCTATCGGTTCGGCCGACGAAGAACCACAACTGACCACCGTGGCCGGCAGCATCTTCAGCCTCTGGCGCGACGCCCTCACCCGGGCATTCGTCTCCGACGGCTTCGCCGACAGCGACGCCGCATCGCTGGCCACCATGTGCATCGCATCCCTGGAAGGTGCTGTCGTGCTGTGCCGGTCGACGCGCAGTGTGGATCCACTCAAAGATGTCGCTGCCCAACTCGAATTCCTGATCAAGTCAAGGGAATTCGTGCAGCGCTACGGGCTGCCTACCAGCCCCGTCGGCTAGGCCTTACGCCACCGGGCACACACGAATTCGCCGTTGGCACCGGCGTCGGCCAACACCCATTCCGATCGGATCGGCAGCACCGGTGATCCACCGCCCAACGAGCATGGCGTGTAGCTGACGATCATCTCGTCGATGAGACCGGCGGCCACGAATTGTG is part of the Mycolicibacterium tusciae JS617 genome and encodes:
- a CDS encoding aldehyde dehydrogenase codes for the protein MTQTVADKTPAGQPAYRTQWDKLFIGGKWVEPASSEVIEVRSPATGELVGKVPLATEADVNAACAAARKAFDEGPWPHMAPQERAAILAAAIGGMEARADELKYLLAAETGQPQTIVDMMQYGAAMSAFQYYAGAADKFAWQDIRDGVYGQTLVVREPIGVVGAVTAWNVPFFLAANKLGPAFLAGCTVVLKPAAETPLSVFAMAEIFAEAGLPEGVLSIVPGGPDTGRALTSNPELDKFTFTGSSAVGKEIAKIAAEKLKPCTLELGGKSAAIILEDADLDSTLPMLGFSGVMNSGQACVAQTRILAPRSRYDEVVEKLSNFIAAMPVGLPDDPNAAIGPLISEKQRERVEGYIKKGVDEGARIVTGGGRPEGLDSGWFVQPTVFADVDNSMTIAQEEIFGPVLAVIPYDTEEDAIRIANDSVYGLAGSVWTTDNKKALEIAKKIRTGTYAVNMYAFDPCAPFGGYKNSGIGRENGPEGIEAYVEPKSVLLPFGYTPED
- a CDS encoding TetR/AcrR family transcriptional regulator, whose product is MLISAAEVLRERGAAGVTIDEVLARSGAPRGSVYHHFPEGRNQILTEALQYAGEAITGVIDEAADNGGMFLVRKFVVFWEELLVESTFTAGCPVVAAAIGSADEEPQLTTVAGSIFSLWRDALTRAFVSDGFADSDAASLATMCIASLEGAVVLCRSTRSVDPLKDVAAQLEFLIKSREFVQRYGLPTSPVG